The nucleotide sequence CAAAGCCAGTCCTTTTAGGAATAACTAGGGCGGCACTATCGTCAAGGTCGTTTATTTCAGCTGCTTCGTTTCAGGAGACATCCCGAGTGCTTACAGACGCATCTGTGAAAGGAACCGTAGATACACTCGCAGGCTTAAAAGAAAATGTCATAATAGGACATCTTATCCCAGCAGGTACAGGATTTAAGAAAGCAGGGATAAGTAATAGGTAATAAGTAATATGGGCAATGGTAAAATTTGCCTTCTCCATTATTACTTGTTACTTATTACTTTTCCCCTTTTACTATGCCAACAATAAACCAATTAGTTACACAAGGTAGAGAAATTATAAAACGAAAAAGTAAAACACCAGCACTTGGTGAGTCTCCACAACGCCGAGGTGTCTGCACAAGGGTCTATACAGTAACACCTAAAAAGCCTAACTCGGCATTGAGAAAAGTAGCACGGGTAAAATTAACAAGTGGGTTTGAAGTGACTGCGTATATTCCCGGTATCGGACATAACCTCCAGGAACATTCTATCGTTTTAATAAGAGGTGGCAGAGTAAAAGATTTGCCAGGTGTAAGATACCATATTATTAGAGGCACACTTGATACTACAGGTGTAACAGGTAGGAATCAAGGTCGGTCAAAATATGGTAGTAAAAAACCAAAAGAAGGAGTAGTAAAACAGGAAACACCATCACCAGCACCAGCACCATAAAAAGCAGTTTAGAGTTGAGAGAACTTAGTTTAGAGAAAAGTCAAAATGTTTTTATCTCTAAACTCTAAACTCTAAACTCTAAACTCTAAACTAATATGTCACGA is from Elusimicrobiota bacterium and encodes:
- the rpsL gene encoding 30S ribosomal protein S12, which translates into the protein MPTINQLVTQGREIIKRKSKTPALGESPQRRGVCTRVYTVTPKKPNSALRKVARVKLTSGFEVTAYIPGIGHNLQEHSIVLIRGGRVKDLPGVRYHIIRGTLDTTGVTGRNQGRSKYGSKKPKEGVVKQETPSPAPAP